In Fundulus heteroclitus isolate FHET01 chromosome 8, MU-UCD_Fhet_4.1, whole genome shotgun sequence, a genomic segment contains:
- the pax8 gene encoding paired box protein Pax-8 isoform X6, producing MSGSTGRGGMFVNGRPLPEVIRQRIVDMAHQGVRPCDISRQLRVSHGCVSKILGRYYETGSIKPGVIGGSKPKVATPKVVEKIAEYKRQNPTMFAWEIRDRLLAEGVCDSDTVPSVSSINRIIRTKVQQPFNLPLDGNGLSPGHTLSVPLCFPVPSSAVTPPESPQSDSLGSTYSINGLLGIPPPNVDGKRSHDDSDQESCRHSVDSQGSAGVPRKQMRIEHFSTAAHLDCGFDRHHYPSDSFNSTSSSKAEQTLYPLSLINGNLEEAKTSLSTSSSVIGRNLSAHPSYTVVTEPLQTLPLCLKQEMSPEVTSTSPSPNMAASTLAYVELQALQKPISVSGSCNGNSSCSSNPYPNAFNSFSHHAPVYGQFSSQSIISGRDMVSSTLPGYPPHIPSPAQTGYSSSAITGMVAAGADYPGQSYTHSPYTSYSEAWRFTNSSILGSPYYYSSASRTGPPSAAAYDHL from the exons ATGTCCGGTAGCACTGGAAGAG GTGGAATGTTTGTTAATGGCCGCCCGCTTCCGGAGGTTATCCGGCAACGCATCGTGGACATGGCACACCAGGGGGTTCGACCATGCGACATATCCCGGCAGCTCCGGGTCAGCCACGGCTGCGTCAGCAAGATCCTGGGACG GTATTATGAGACGGGCAGCATCAAACCGGGGGTAATCGGCGGCTCCAAGCCTAAGGTGGCCACGCCGAAGGTTGTGGAAAAGATCGCTGAGTACAAGAGGCAGAATCCCACCATGTTTGCCTGGGAAATCAGAGACCGGCTGCTGGCAGAGGGAGTGTGCGACAGCGACACAGTGCCAAGCGTGAGCTCCATTAACAG AATAATTCGAACTAAAGTCCAACAACCTTTTAATCTCCCCCTGGATGGAAATGGTCTGAGTCCAGGACATACCTTAA GTGTTCCTCTCTGTTTCCCAGTCCCGAGCTCAGCCGTCACCCCTCCAGAATCCCCTCAGTCAGACTCTTTGGGCTCCACCTACTCCATCAATGGCTTGTTAGGAATCCCCCCACCCAACGTGGACGGCAAGAGGAGCCACGATGACA GTGACCAGGAGAGCTGTCGACACAGCGTGGACTCCCAGGGCAGCGCGGGCGTCCCCAGAAAACAGATGAGAATCGAACACTTCTCTACAGCCGCACATCTGGACTGTGGGTTTGATCGACACCACTACCCTTCGGATTCCTTCAACTCCACCTCCAGCAGCAAAGCAGAGCAG ACTTTGTACCCGCTGTCGCTCATCAACGGCAACCTGGAAGAGGCCAAGACCAGCCTCTCGACAAGCAGCTCTGTCATTGGACGGAATCTGTCGGCACACCCGAGCTACACTGTGGTAACCG AGCCTCTTCAGACCCTGCCCCTCTGTCTGAAGCAGGAAATGTCCCCAGAAGTGACCAGTACGAGCCCCTCACCAAACATGGCGGCGTCCACCCTGGCGTATGTGGAGCTGCAGGCGCTGCAGAAACCCATCTCTGTTAGCGGCAGCTGCAATGgcaacagcagctgcagctccaaCCCATATCCCAATGCCTTCAACTCATTTTCCCATCATGCACCTGTGTACGGGCAGTTCAGCAGTCAGTCTATCATCTCAG GGCGTGACATGGTGAGCTCCACCCTACCGGGTTACCCACCCCACATCCCCTCCCCGGCCCAGACAGGATACTCCTCCTCTGCCATCACAGGAATGGTTGCAG caggTGCAGACTACCCAGGTCAGTCCTACACCCATTCACCCTACACCTCCTACAGTGAAGCCTGGAGGTTCACCAACTCCAGTATATTGG
- the pax8 gene encoding paired box protein Pax-8 isoform X2, producing MSGSTGREPGQILGFLSSYPHYHQQDFCLSHGGLNQLGGMFVNGRPLPEVIRQRIVDMAHQGVRPCDISRQLRVSHGCVSKILGRYYETGSIKPGVIGGSKPKVATPKVVEKIAEYKRQNPTMFAWEIRDRLLAEGVCDSDTVPSVSSINRIIRTKVQQPFNLPLDGNGLSPGHTLIPSSAVTPPESPQSDSLGSTYSINGLLGIPPPNVDGKRSHDDSDQESCRHSVDSQGSAGVPRKQMRIEHFSTAAHLDCGFDRHHYPSDSFNSTSSSKAEQTLYPLSLINGNLEEAKTSLSTSSSVIGRNLSAHPSYTVVTEPLQTLPLCLKQEMSPEVTSTSPSPNMAASTLAYVELQALQKPISVSGSCNGNSSCSSNPYPNAFNSFSHHAPVYGQFSSQSIISGRDMVSSTLPGYPPHIPSPAQTGYSSSAITGMVAAGADYPGQSYTHSPYTSYSEAWRFTNSSILGSPYYYSSASRTGPPSAAAYDHL from the exons ATGTCCGGTAGCACTGGAAGAG AACCTGGACAGATTCTAGGATTTCTTTCCAGCTACCCTCACTATCATCAGCAGGACTTTTGTCTCA gCCATGGGGGTCTTAACCAACTAGGTGGAATGTTTGTTAATGGCCGCCCGCTTCCGGAGGTTATCCGGCAACGCATCGTGGACATGGCACACCAGGGGGTTCGACCATGCGACATATCCCGGCAGCTCCGGGTCAGCCACGGCTGCGTCAGCAAGATCCTGGGACG GTATTATGAGACGGGCAGCATCAAACCGGGGGTAATCGGCGGCTCCAAGCCTAAGGTGGCCACGCCGAAGGTTGTGGAAAAGATCGCTGAGTACAAGAGGCAGAATCCCACCATGTTTGCCTGGGAAATCAGAGACCGGCTGCTGGCAGAGGGAGTGTGCGACAGCGACACAGTGCCAAGCGTGAGCTCCATTAACAG AATAATTCGAACTAAAGTCCAACAACCTTTTAATCTCCCCCTGGATGGAAATGGTCTGAGTCCAGGACATACCTTAA TCCCGAGCTCAGCCGTCACCCCTCCAGAATCCCCTCAGTCAGACTCTTTGGGCTCCACCTACTCCATCAATGGCTTGTTAGGAATCCCCCCACCCAACGTGGACGGCAAGAGGAGCCACGATGACA GTGACCAGGAGAGCTGTCGACACAGCGTGGACTCCCAGGGCAGCGCGGGCGTCCCCAGAAAACAGATGAGAATCGAACACTTCTCTACAGCCGCACATCTGGACTGTGGGTTTGATCGACACCACTACCCTTCGGATTCCTTCAACTCCACCTCCAGCAGCAAAGCAGAGCAG ACTTTGTACCCGCTGTCGCTCATCAACGGCAACCTGGAAGAGGCCAAGACCAGCCTCTCGACAAGCAGCTCTGTCATTGGACGGAATCTGTCGGCACACCCGAGCTACACTGTGGTAACCG AGCCTCTTCAGACCCTGCCCCTCTGTCTGAAGCAGGAAATGTCCCCAGAAGTGACCAGTACGAGCCCCTCACCAAACATGGCGGCGTCCACCCTGGCGTATGTGGAGCTGCAGGCGCTGCAGAAACCCATCTCTGTTAGCGGCAGCTGCAATGgcaacagcagctgcagctccaaCCCATATCCCAATGCCTTCAACTCATTTTCCCATCATGCACCTGTGTACGGGCAGTTCAGCAGTCAGTCTATCATCTCAG GGCGTGACATGGTGAGCTCCACCCTACCGGGTTACCCACCCCACATCCCCTCCCCGGCCCAGACAGGATACTCCTCCTCTGCCATCACAGGAATGGTTGCAG caggTGCAGACTACCCAGGTCAGTCCTACACCCATTCACCCTACACCTCCTACAGTGAAGCCTGGAGGTTCACCAACTCCAGTATATTGG
- the pax8 gene encoding paired box protein Pax-8 isoform X8, protein MSGSTGREPGQILGFLSSYPHYHQQDFCLSHGGLNQLGGMFVNGRPLPEVIRQRIVDMAHQGVRPCDISRQLRVSHGCVSKILGRYYETGSIKPGVIGGSKPKVATPKVVEKIAEYKRQNPTMFAWEIRDRLLAEGVCDSDTVPSVSSINRIIRTKVQQPFNLPLDGNGLSPGHTLSVPLCFPVPSSAVTPPESPQSDSLGSTYSINGLLGIPPPNVDGKRSHDDSDQESCRHSVDSQGSAGVPRKQMRIEHFSTAAHLDCGFDRHHYPSDSFNSTSSSKAEQTLYPLSLINGNLEEAKTSLSTSSSVIGRNLSAHPSYTVVTGRDMVSSTLPGYPPHIPSPAQTGYSSSAITGMVAAGADYPGQSYTHSPYTSYSEAWRFTNSSILGSPYYYSSASRTGPPSAAAYDHL, encoded by the exons ATGTCCGGTAGCACTGGAAGAG AACCTGGACAGATTCTAGGATTTCTTTCCAGCTACCCTCACTATCATCAGCAGGACTTTTGTCTCA gCCATGGGGGTCTTAACCAACTAGGTGGAATGTTTGTTAATGGCCGCCCGCTTCCGGAGGTTATCCGGCAACGCATCGTGGACATGGCACACCAGGGGGTTCGACCATGCGACATATCCCGGCAGCTCCGGGTCAGCCACGGCTGCGTCAGCAAGATCCTGGGACG GTATTATGAGACGGGCAGCATCAAACCGGGGGTAATCGGCGGCTCCAAGCCTAAGGTGGCCACGCCGAAGGTTGTGGAAAAGATCGCTGAGTACAAGAGGCAGAATCCCACCATGTTTGCCTGGGAAATCAGAGACCGGCTGCTGGCAGAGGGAGTGTGCGACAGCGACACAGTGCCAAGCGTGAGCTCCATTAACAG AATAATTCGAACTAAAGTCCAACAACCTTTTAATCTCCCCCTGGATGGAAATGGTCTGAGTCCAGGACATACCTTAA GTGTTCCTCTCTGTTTCCCAGTCCCGAGCTCAGCCGTCACCCCTCCAGAATCCCCTCAGTCAGACTCTTTGGGCTCCACCTACTCCATCAATGGCTTGTTAGGAATCCCCCCACCCAACGTGGACGGCAAGAGGAGCCACGATGACA GTGACCAGGAGAGCTGTCGACACAGCGTGGACTCCCAGGGCAGCGCGGGCGTCCCCAGAAAACAGATGAGAATCGAACACTTCTCTACAGCCGCACATCTGGACTGTGGGTTTGATCGACACCACTACCCTTCGGATTCCTTCAACTCCACCTCCAGCAGCAAAGCAGAGCAG ACTTTGTACCCGCTGTCGCTCATCAACGGCAACCTGGAAGAGGCCAAGACCAGCCTCTCGACAAGCAGCTCTGTCATTGGACGGAATCTGTCGGCACACCCGAGCTACACTGTGGTAACCG GGCGTGACATGGTGAGCTCCACCCTACCGGGTTACCCACCCCACATCCCCTCCCCGGCCCAGACAGGATACTCCTCCTCTGCCATCACAGGAATGGTTGCAG caggTGCAGACTACCCAGGTCAGTCCTACACCCATTCACCCTACACCTCCTACAGTGAAGCCTGGAGGTTCACCAACTCCAGTATATTGG
- the pax8 gene encoding paired box protein Pax-8 isoform X3, which produces MSGSTGREPGQILGFLSSYPHYHQQDFCLSGMFVNGRPLPEVIRQRIVDMAHQGVRPCDISRQLRVSHGCVSKILGRYYETGSIKPGVIGGSKPKVATPKVVEKIAEYKRQNPTMFAWEIRDRLLAEGVCDSDTVPSVSSINRIIRTKVQQPFNLPLDGNGLSPGHTLSVPLCFPVPSSAVTPPESPQSDSLGSTYSINGLLGIPPPNVDGKRSHDDSDQESCRHSVDSQGSAGVPRKQMRIEHFSTAAHLDCGFDRHHYPSDSFNSTSSSKAEQTLYPLSLINGNLEEAKTSLSTSSSVIGRNLSAHPSYTVVTEPLQTLPLCLKQEMSPEVTSTSPSPNMAASTLAYVELQALQKPISVSGSCNGNSSCSSNPYPNAFNSFSHHAPVYGQFSSQSIISGRDMVSSTLPGYPPHIPSPAQTGYSSSAITGMVAAGADYPGQSYTHSPYTSYSEAWRFTNSSILGSPYYYSSASRTGPPSAAAYDHL; this is translated from the exons ATGTCCGGTAGCACTGGAAGAG AACCTGGACAGATTCTAGGATTTCTTTCCAGCTACCCTCACTATCATCAGCAGGACTTTTGTCTCA GTGGAATGTTTGTTAATGGCCGCCCGCTTCCGGAGGTTATCCGGCAACGCATCGTGGACATGGCACACCAGGGGGTTCGACCATGCGACATATCCCGGCAGCTCCGGGTCAGCCACGGCTGCGTCAGCAAGATCCTGGGACG GTATTATGAGACGGGCAGCATCAAACCGGGGGTAATCGGCGGCTCCAAGCCTAAGGTGGCCACGCCGAAGGTTGTGGAAAAGATCGCTGAGTACAAGAGGCAGAATCCCACCATGTTTGCCTGGGAAATCAGAGACCGGCTGCTGGCAGAGGGAGTGTGCGACAGCGACACAGTGCCAAGCGTGAGCTCCATTAACAG AATAATTCGAACTAAAGTCCAACAACCTTTTAATCTCCCCCTGGATGGAAATGGTCTGAGTCCAGGACATACCTTAA GTGTTCCTCTCTGTTTCCCAGTCCCGAGCTCAGCCGTCACCCCTCCAGAATCCCCTCAGTCAGACTCTTTGGGCTCCACCTACTCCATCAATGGCTTGTTAGGAATCCCCCCACCCAACGTGGACGGCAAGAGGAGCCACGATGACA GTGACCAGGAGAGCTGTCGACACAGCGTGGACTCCCAGGGCAGCGCGGGCGTCCCCAGAAAACAGATGAGAATCGAACACTTCTCTACAGCCGCACATCTGGACTGTGGGTTTGATCGACACCACTACCCTTCGGATTCCTTCAACTCCACCTCCAGCAGCAAAGCAGAGCAG ACTTTGTACCCGCTGTCGCTCATCAACGGCAACCTGGAAGAGGCCAAGACCAGCCTCTCGACAAGCAGCTCTGTCATTGGACGGAATCTGTCGGCACACCCGAGCTACACTGTGGTAACCG AGCCTCTTCAGACCCTGCCCCTCTGTCTGAAGCAGGAAATGTCCCCAGAAGTGACCAGTACGAGCCCCTCACCAAACATGGCGGCGTCCACCCTGGCGTATGTGGAGCTGCAGGCGCTGCAGAAACCCATCTCTGTTAGCGGCAGCTGCAATGgcaacagcagctgcagctccaaCCCATATCCCAATGCCTTCAACTCATTTTCCCATCATGCACCTGTGTACGGGCAGTTCAGCAGTCAGTCTATCATCTCAG GGCGTGACATGGTGAGCTCCACCCTACCGGGTTACCCACCCCACATCCCCTCCCCGGCCCAGACAGGATACTCCTCCTCTGCCATCACAGGAATGGTTGCAG caggTGCAGACTACCCAGGTCAGTCCTACACCCATTCACCCTACACCTCCTACAGTGAAGCCTGGAGGTTCACCAACTCCAGTATATTGG
- the pax8 gene encoding paired box protein Pax-8 isoform X7, with translation MSGSTGRGGMFVNGRPLPEVIRQRIVDMAHQGVRPCDISRQLRVSHGCVSKILGRYYETGSIKPGVIGGSKPKVATPKVVEKIAEYKRQNPTMFAWEIRDRLLAEGVCDSDTVPSVSSINRIIRTKVQQPFNLPLDGNGLSPGHTLIPSSAVTPPESPQSDSLGSTYSINGLLGIPPPNVDGKRSHDDSDQESCRHSVDSQGSAGVPRKQMRIEHFSTAAHLDCGFDRHHYPSDSFNSTSSSKAEQTLYPLSLINGNLEEAKTSLSTSSSVIGRNLSAHPSYTVVTEPLQTLPLCLKQEMSPEVTSTSPSPNMAASTLAYVELQALQKPISVSGSCNGNSSCSSNPYPNAFNSFSHHAPVYGQFSSQSIISGRDMVSSTLPGYPPHIPSPAQTGYSSSAITGMVAAGADYPGQSYTHSPYTSYSEAWRFTNSSILGSPYYYSSASRTGPPSAAAYDHL, from the exons ATGTCCGGTAGCACTGGAAGAG GTGGAATGTTTGTTAATGGCCGCCCGCTTCCGGAGGTTATCCGGCAACGCATCGTGGACATGGCACACCAGGGGGTTCGACCATGCGACATATCCCGGCAGCTCCGGGTCAGCCACGGCTGCGTCAGCAAGATCCTGGGACG GTATTATGAGACGGGCAGCATCAAACCGGGGGTAATCGGCGGCTCCAAGCCTAAGGTGGCCACGCCGAAGGTTGTGGAAAAGATCGCTGAGTACAAGAGGCAGAATCCCACCATGTTTGCCTGGGAAATCAGAGACCGGCTGCTGGCAGAGGGAGTGTGCGACAGCGACACAGTGCCAAGCGTGAGCTCCATTAACAG AATAATTCGAACTAAAGTCCAACAACCTTTTAATCTCCCCCTGGATGGAAATGGTCTGAGTCCAGGACATACCTTAA TCCCGAGCTCAGCCGTCACCCCTCCAGAATCCCCTCAGTCAGACTCTTTGGGCTCCACCTACTCCATCAATGGCTTGTTAGGAATCCCCCCACCCAACGTGGACGGCAAGAGGAGCCACGATGACA GTGACCAGGAGAGCTGTCGACACAGCGTGGACTCCCAGGGCAGCGCGGGCGTCCCCAGAAAACAGATGAGAATCGAACACTTCTCTACAGCCGCACATCTGGACTGTGGGTTTGATCGACACCACTACCCTTCGGATTCCTTCAACTCCACCTCCAGCAGCAAAGCAGAGCAG ACTTTGTACCCGCTGTCGCTCATCAACGGCAACCTGGAAGAGGCCAAGACCAGCCTCTCGACAAGCAGCTCTGTCATTGGACGGAATCTGTCGGCACACCCGAGCTACACTGTGGTAACCG AGCCTCTTCAGACCCTGCCCCTCTGTCTGAAGCAGGAAATGTCCCCAGAAGTGACCAGTACGAGCCCCTCACCAAACATGGCGGCGTCCACCCTGGCGTATGTGGAGCTGCAGGCGCTGCAGAAACCCATCTCTGTTAGCGGCAGCTGCAATGgcaacagcagctgcagctccaaCCCATATCCCAATGCCTTCAACTCATTTTCCCATCATGCACCTGTGTACGGGCAGTTCAGCAGTCAGTCTATCATCTCAG GGCGTGACATGGTGAGCTCCACCCTACCGGGTTACCCACCCCACATCCCCTCCCCGGCCCAGACAGGATACTCCTCCTCTGCCATCACAGGAATGGTTGCAG caggTGCAGACTACCCAGGTCAGTCCTACACCCATTCACCCTACACCTCCTACAGTGAAGCCTGGAGGTTCACCAACTCCAGTATATTGG
- the pax8 gene encoding paired box protein Pax-8 isoform X5, translating to MSGSTGRGHGGLNQLGGMFVNGRPLPEVIRQRIVDMAHQGVRPCDISRQLRVSHGCVSKILGRYYETGSIKPGVIGGSKPKVATPKVVEKIAEYKRQNPTMFAWEIRDRLLAEGVCDSDTVPSVSSINRIIRTKVQQPFNLPLDGNGLSPGHTLIPSSAVTPPESPQSDSLGSTYSINGLLGIPPPNVDGKRSHDDSDQESCRHSVDSQGSAGVPRKQMRIEHFSTAAHLDCGFDRHHYPSDSFNSTSSSKAEQTLYPLSLINGNLEEAKTSLSTSSSVIGRNLSAHPSYTVVTEPLQTLPLCLKQEMSPEVTSTSPSPNMAASTLAYVELQALQKPISVSGSCNGNSSCSSNPYPNAFNSFSHHAPVYGQFSSQSIISGRDMVSSTLPGYPPHIPSPAQTGYSSSAITGMVAAGADYPGQSYTHSPYTSYSEAWRFTNSSILGSPYYYSSASRTGPPSAAAYDHL from the exons ATGTCCGGTAGCACTGGAAGAG gCCATGGGGGTCTTAACCAACTAGGTGGAATGTTTGTTAATGGCCGCCCGCTTCCGGAGGTTATCCGGCAACGCATCGTGGACATGGCACACCAGGGGGTTCGACCATGCGACATATCCCGGCAGCTCCGGGTCAGCCACGGCTGCGTCAGCAAGATCCTGGGACG GTATTATGAGACGGGCAGCATCAAACCGGGGGTAATCGGCGGCTCCAAGCCTAAGGTGGCCACGCCGAAGGTTGTGGAAAAGATCGCTGAGTACAAGAGGCAGAATCCCACCATGTTTGCCTGGGAAATCAGAGACCGGCTGCTGGCAGAGGGAGTGTGCGACAGCGACACAGTGCCAAGCGTGAGCTCCATTAACAG AATAATTCGAACTAAAGTCCAACAACCTTTTAATCTCCCCCTGGATGGAAATGGTCTGAGTCCAGGACATACCTTAA TCCCGAGCTCAGCCGTCACCCCTCCAGAATCCCCTCAGTCAGACTCTTTGGGCTCCACCTACTCCATCAATGGCTTGTTAGGAATCCCCCCACCCAACGTGGACGGCAAGAGGAGCCACGATGACA GTGACCAGGAGAGCTGTCGACACAGCGTGGACTCCCAGGGCAGCGCGGGCGTCCCCAGAAAACAGATGAGAATCGAACACTTCTCTACAGCCGCACATCTGGACTGTGGGTTTGATCGACACCACTACCCTTCGGATTCCTTCAACTCCACCTCCAGCAGCAAAGCAGAGCAG ACTTTGTACCCGCTGTCGCTCATCAACGGCAACCTGGAAGAGGCCAAGACCAGCCTCTCGACAAGCAGCTCTGTCATTGGACGGAATCTGTCGGCACACCCGAGCTACACTGTGGTAACCG AGCCTCTTCAGACCCTGCCCCTCTGTCTGAAGCAGGAAATGTCCCCAGAAGTGACCAGTACGAGCCCCTCACCAAACATGGCGGCGTCCACCCTGGCGTATGTGGAGCTGCAGGCGCTGCAGAAACCCATCTCTGTTAGCGGCAGCTGCAATGgcaacagcagctgcagctccaaCCCATATCCCAATGCCTTCAACTCATTTTCCCATCATGCACCTGTGTACGGGCAGTTCAGCAGTCAGTCTATCATCTCAG GGCGTGACATGGTGAGCTCCACCCTACCGGGTTACCCACCCCACATCCCCTCCCCGGCCCAGACAGGATACTCCTCCTCTGCCATCACAGGAATGGTTGCAG caggTGCAGACTACCCAGGTCAGTCCTACACCCATTCACCCTACACCTCCTACAGTGAAGCCTGGAGGTTCACCAACTCCAGTATATTGG
- the pax8 gene encoding paired box protein Pax-8 isoform X4, whose protein sequence is MSGSTGRGHGGLNQLGGMFVNGRPLPEVIRQRIVDMAHQGVRPCDISRQLRVSHGCVSKILGRYYETGSIKPGVIGGSKPKVATPKVVEKIAEYKRQNPTMFAWEIRDRLLAEGVCDSDTVPSVSSINRIIRTKVQQPFNLPLDGNGLSPGHTLSVPLCFPVPSSAVTPPESPQSDSLGSTYSINGLLGIPPPNVDGKRSHDDSDQESCRHSVDSQGSAGVPRKQMRIEHFSTAAHLDCGFDRHHYPSDSFNSTSSSKAEQTLYPLSLINGNLEEAKTSLSTSSSVIGRNLSAHPSYTVVTEPLQTLPLCLKQEMSPEVTSTSPSPNMAASTLAYVELQALQKPISVSGSCNGNSSCSSNPYPNAFNSFSHHAPVYGQFSSQSIISGRDMVSSTLPGYPPHIPSPAQTGYSSSAITGMVAAGADYPGQSYTHSPYTSYSEAWRFTNSSILGSPYYYSSASRTGPPSAAAYDHL, encoded by the exons ATGTCCGGTAGCACTGGAAGAG gCCATGGGGGTCTTAACCAACTAGGTGGAATGTTTGTTAATGGCCGCCCGCTTCCGGAGGTTATCCGGCAACGCATCGTGGACATGGCACACCAGGGGGTTCGACCATGCGACATATCCCGGCAGCTCCGGGTCAGCCACGGCTGCGTCAGCAAGATCCTGGGACG GTATTATGAGACGGGCAGCATCAAACCGGGGGTAATCGGCGGCTCCAAGCCTAAGGTGGCCACGCCGAAGGTTGTGGAAAAGATCGCTGAGTACAAGAGGCAGAATCCCACCATGTTTGCCTGGGAAATCAGAGACCGGCTGCTGGCAGAGGGAGTGTGCGACAGCGACACAGTGCCAAGCGTGAGCTCCATTAACAG AATAATTCGAACTAAAGTCCAACAACCTTTTAATCTCCCCCTGGATGGAAATGGTCTGAGTCCAGGACATACCTTAA GTGTTCCTCTCTGTTTCCCAGTCCCGAGCTCAGCCGTCACCCCTCCAGAATCCCCTCAGTCAGACTCTTTGGGCTCCACCTACTCCATCAATGGCTTGTTAGGAATCCCCCCACCCAACGTGGACGGCAAGAGGAGCCACGATGACA GTGACCAGGAGAGCTGTCGACACAGCGTGGACTCCCAGGGCAGCGCGGGCGTCCCCAGAAAACAGATGAGAATCGAACACTTCTCTACAGCCGCACATCTGGACTGTGGGTTTGATCGACACCACTACCCTTCGGATTCCTTCAACTCCACCTCCAGCAGCAAAGCAGAGCAG ACTTTGTACCCGCTGTCGCTCATCAACGGCAACCTGGAAGAGGCCAAGACCAGCCTCTCGACAAGCAGCTCTGTCATTGGACGGAATCTGTCGGCACACCCGAGCTACACTGTGGTAACCG AGCCTCTTCAGACCCTGCCCCTCTGTCTGAAGCAGGAAATGTCCCCAGAAGTGACCAGTACGAGCCCCTCACCAAACATGGCGGCGTCCACCCTGGCGTATGTGGAGCTGCAGGCGCTGCAGAAACCCATCTCTGTTAGCGGCAGCTGCAATGgcaacagcagctgcagctccaaCCCATATCCCAATGCCTTCAACTCATTTTCCCATCATGCACCTGTGTACGGGCAGTTCAGCAGTCAGTCTATCATCTCAG GGCGTGACATGGTGAGCTCCACCCTACCGGGTTACCCACCCCACATCCCCTCCCCGGCCCAGACAGGATACTCCTCCTCTGCCATCACAGGAATGGTTGCAG caggTGCAGACTACCCAGGTCAGTCCTACACCCATTCACCCTACACCTCCTACAGTGAAGCCTGGAGGTTCACCAACTCCAGTATATTGG